The following are encoded in a window of Carya illinoinensis cultivar Pawnee chromosome 15, C.illinoinensisPawnee_v1, whole genome shotgun sequence genomic DNA:
- the LOC122297733 gene encoding uncharacterized acetyltransferase At3g50280-like — MEPKVQRISEFFIKPKYDSDESKQPLYLAPWDLTMLSAHYIQRGLLFRKPPAADGREDFLKTVLDRLKRSLSLALVHFYPLSGRLVTEMNESQPSCLIFVDCNNSPGAKFIHAAVDMKLSDILSPIDVPSTVQSFFDHDTAVNFDGHTLPLLSIQVTELKDGVFIGCSMNHSIADGNSFWHFLNTWSEIFQADDDISISRPPIHKRWFPDGYGPIINLPFTHQDEFISRYQAPELRERIFHFSSESIAKLKAKVNAECKSENISSFQSLSALVWRCITRARRLPQDQITSCKLMINNRSRMDPPWSQDYFGNSIHIVAGVATAGELLQGNLGWAAWQLHQAVNNHTDKLLRVWLQNWLQSPTVPQLSQYFDRYSLLIGSSSRFNMYGTEFGMGKAVAIRGGNGNKFDGKVSSYPGNNEGGGSIDFEVCLAPETMSALESNSEFMDAVSVSHD; from the coding sequence ATGGAACCCAAAGTTCAACGGATCTCAGAGTTCTTTATCAAACCAAAGTATGATTCAGATGAGTCGAAGCAGCCCTTGTACCTGGCGCCATGGGATCTCACCATGCTTTCTGCACACTACATCCAGAGAGGACTTCTCTTCAGAAAGCCTCCGGCAGCAGATGGCCGAGAAGATTTCCTCAAAACTGTCCTGGACAGGCTTAAGCGCTCCCTCTCCCTCGCCCTTGTCCATTTCTACCCACTTTCCGGCCGCCTTGTAACAGAAATGAATGAAAGCCAGCCTTCATGCTTGATTTTCGTCGACTGCAACAACAGCCCTGGAGCTAAATTCATCCATGCAGCAGTAGATATGAAACTATCTGACATTCTTTCACCCATTGATGTGCCATCCACTGTTCAATCTTTTTTTGACCATGATACAGCTGTCAACTTTGATGGCCATACCTTGCCTTTGCTTTCTATTCAAGTGACAGAGCTAAAAGATGGCGTCTTTATAGGGTGTTCCATGAACCATTCCATTGCTGATGGAAACTCTTTCTGGCACTTTTTGAACACCTGGTCTGAGATATTTCAGGCTGATGATGATATTTCGATTTCACGGCCTCCAATCCATAAACGATGGTTTCCTGATGGTTATGGTCCAATCATCAACCTCCCTTTCACCCACCAAGATGAGTTCATCAGCAGATATCAAGCCCCAGAACTCAGAGAGAGAATTTTCCATTTCTCATCAGAATCAATAGCCAAACTCAAAGCAAAAGTCAACGCTGAGTGCAAATCCGAAAACATCTCTTCCTTCCAGTCCTTGTCGGCTCTTGTCTGGAGGTGCATAACTCGTGCACGCCGTCTTCCACAAGATCAGATAACAAGTTGCAAGCTGATGATTAACAATAGATCAAGAATGGATCCGCCCTGGTCTCAGGACTACTTCGGGAACTCGATTCATATAGTGGCCGGCGTAGCCACGGCAGGCGAATTGCTTCAAGGCAATCTTGGGTGGGCGGCGTGGCAGCTACACCAGGCCGTGAATAACCACACCGACAAGCTGCTTCGCGTGTGGCTTCAAAACTGGCTGCAGTCTCCTACTGTTCCACAACTTTCTCAGTATTTTGATCGATACAGTTTACTGATTGGGAGTTCATCCAGATTCAACATGTATGGGACCGAGTTTGGAATGGGGAAAGCAGTGGCAATAAGAGGTGGGAATGGAAACAAGTTTGATGGGAAAGTGTCATCATACCCAGGAAATAATGAAGGTGGGGGAAGCATAGATTTCGAGGTGTGCCTTGCTCCAGAGACAATGAGTGCTCTCGAGTCGAATTCTGAGTTCATGGATGCCGTCTCTGTGTCTCATGATTAG
- the LOC122296036 gene encoding polyadenylate-binding protein 2-like, whose protein sequence is MAAQIQVQHQTPVSGPNGVLSGAGTNQFVPTSLYVGDLDYNVTDSQLYDLFGQVGQVVSVRVCRDMSTRRSLGYGYVNYSNPQDAARAINLLNFTPLNNKPIRIMYSHRDPSIRKSGTANIFIKNLDKAIDHKALQDTFSVFGNILSSKIATDANGQSKGYGFVQFENEESAQDAIDKLNGMLLNDKQVFVAHFLRRQERESSLSKTKFNNVYVKNLSEATTDEDFKKIFGEYGKITSAVVMRDADGKSKGFGFVNYENVDDAATAVEALNGKVVDDKEWYVGKAQKKSERELELKGRFEQSMKEAVDKYQGLNLYVKNLDDSISDENLKELFAEFGTITSCKVMRDPSGVSRGSGFVAFSTSEEASRALDAMNGKMVVSKPLYVAVAQRKEERRARLQAQFSQMRPVAMAPSVAPRMPIFPPGAPGLGQQFLYGQAPPAIIPPQAGFGYQQQLLPGMRPGGAPMPNFYVPLVQQGQQGQRPGGRRGAGPVQHTQQPVPLMQQQMLPRGRVYRYPPGRNMPDVPMSGVAGGMLSVPYDIGGGPMRDAVLGQPMPIQALATALANATPEQQRTMLGEALYPLVDQLEHESSAKVTGMLLEMDQTEVLHLLESPEALKAKVAEAMDVLRNVANVAQQQANSPADQLAGLSLNDNLVS, encoded by the exons ATGGCGGCGCAGATTCAGGTTCAGCATCAGACTCCGGTTTCGGGTCCGAACGGTGTCCTCTCTGGCGCCGGTACAAACCAGTTTGTGCCGACGTCGCTGTACGTTGGAGATCTTGACTACAACGTCACGGACTCGCAGCTCTACGATCTTTTCGGCCAGGTCGGTCAAGTCGTTTCGGTGAGGGTCTGCAGGGACATGAGCACCCGGCGATCTCTCGGTTACGGTTACGTCAACTATAGCAATCCTCAGGATG CGGCAAGGGCAATCAATTTACTGAACTTCACTCCATTGAACAATAAGCCCATCAGAATCATGTATTCTCATCGAGACCCTAGCATTCGCAAGAGTGGAACTGCGAATATATTCATCAAG AATCTAGACAAGGCAATTGACCACAAAGCATTGCAGGATACATTTTCTGTTTTTGGGAATATTCTATCAAGCAAGATAGCTACTGATGCCAATGGCCAGTCTAAAGGCTATGGTTttgttcaatttgaaaatgaagaGTCTGCACAGGATGCAATAGACAAGTTAAATGGAATGCTATTAAATGACAAACAAGTGTTCGTCGCACACTTTCTTCGTAGGCAGGAAAGAGAGAGTTCATTGAGtaagacaaaatttaataatgtgTATGTGAAAAATCTATCAGAAGCAACAACTGATGAAgactttaagaaaatttttggtGAATATGGAAAAATTACCAGTGCTGTGGTGATGAGGGATGCAGATGGAAAATCAAAGGGTTTTGGTTTTGTCAATTATGAAAATGTAGATGATGCTGCCACAGCAGTTGAGGCACTGAATGGAAAGGTGGTGGATGACAAGGAATGGTATGTTGGGAAAGCCCAGAAAAAATCTGAAAGAGAACTTGAACTGAAAGGAAGATTTGAGCAGAGTATGAAGGAAGCAGTTGACAAATATCAAGGGTTGAATTTGTATGTTAAGAATTTAGATGATAGTATTAGTGATGAAAATCTGAAGGAATTGTTCGCTGAGTTTGGTACAATCACTTCATGCAAG GTTATGCGTGATCCCAGTGGGGTTAGTAGAGGTTCTGGATTTGTTGCTTTCTCAACTTCTGAAGAAGCTTCTCGAGCT CTTGATGCAATGAATGGTAAAATGGTTGTCAGCAAACCTCTCTATGTTGCGGTTGCACAGcggaaagaagagagaagggCAAGGTTACAG GCACAATTTTCACAGATGAGGCCTGTTGCAATGGCACCATCTGTTGCTCCACGTATGCCAATTTTCCCTCCTGGCGCTCCAGGTCTTGGTCAACAGTTTTTGTACGGGCAAGCACCCCCGGCTATAATTCCTCCACAA GCTGGATTTGGTTACCAGCAGCAACTACTTCCTGGAATGAGGCCTGGAGGGGCTCCAATGCCAAATTTCTATGTTCCACTGGTCCAACAGGGTCAGCAGGGCCAGCGCCCAGGAGGCCGGCGTGGAGCTGGTCCTGTGCAGCATACGCAGCAGCCTGTGCCACTGATGCAGCAGCAG atgctTCCTAGGGGACGTGTCTATCGTTATCCACCTGGTCGAAACATGCCAGATGTTCCAATGTCTGGTGTAGCTGGAGGCATGCTCTCAGTTCCTTATGACATTGGTGGTGGACCAATGCGAGATGCAGTGCTAGGACAGCCTATGCCCATTCAGGCTTTAGCTACGGCTCTTGCAAATGCTACGCCTGAACAACAGAGGACG ATGCTGGGTGAAGCATTATACCCTCTAGTGGATCAGCTGGAGCATGAGTCATCAGCCAAGGTTACCGGTATGCTCCTGGAAATGGACCAGACTGAGGTCCTGCATCTGCTGGAGTCGCCAGAGGCTTTGAAGGCAAAAGTAGCGGAGGCCATGGACGTCCTGAGGAATGTTGCAAATGTTGCACAGCAGCAGGCCAACAGTCCTGCTGATCAGCTAGCTGGATTGTCTCTGAATGACAATCTTGTCTCTTGA